Proteins found in one bacterium genomic segment:
- a CDS encoding DNA repair exonuclease, which produces MLKFVHAADIHLDSPFVGLAEAAPDVQKLLCEATFKAFDNVIGLCLEEHVDFLLLAGDIYDAKDRSLRAQLRFSDGLKRLDEAGIRTFVVHGNHDPLDGWKANLKWPDRVHVFGAERVESVVYERDGEAQAIIHGVSFGKAEVRDNLAARFSRQDSPLFQVGLLHCNVGAASGHENYSPCTRQDLELSGLDYWALGHVHNRQILNERGPYVAYSGNTQGRHINESGPRGCFLVSVDDSGGVEARFVPTDVVRWQSADFSIEGIADIDGLIDEISRCLSDLHNASDGRPTICRLTITGRGPMHSELCNSSRQDEYLEEIRRIGASLAPAVFIADVRLSTGPDLDIDVRMKSQDIVGDCLRLVREHQTDGERLRELGGCLDELFNHRDVRRYLERFDDQAVIEMLQSAQSLLLDELLGAQE; this is translated from the coding sequence GTGTTGAAGTTCGTTCATGCGGCTGATATTCATCTCGACAGCCCTTTTGTGGGTCTTGCTGAGGCGGCGCCCGATGTGCAGAAGCTCCTCTGCGAGGCCACGTTCAAGGCCTTCGACAACGTCATCGGTCTGTGCCTCGAAGAACACGTTGATTTTCTGCTTCTGGCGGGCGACATCTACGACGCCAAGGACCGCAGCCTGCGGGCACAATTGCGGTTTAGCGACGGTCTTAAGCGGCTGGACGAGGCGGGCATCCGAACGTTCGTTGTGCACGGCAATCACGACCCGCTTGATGGGTGGAAGGCGAATCTCAAATGGCCTGACCGTGTCCACGTCTTTGGCGCAGAGCGCGTTGAGTCGGTGGTCTATGAGCGGGATGGCGAAGCACAGGCGATAATCCACGGCGTGAGCTTTGGCAAGGCCGAGGTCAGGGACAACCTGGCCGCAAGATTCAGCAGGCAGGATTCTCCTCTGTTTCAGGTCGGTCTTCTGCACTGCAACGTTGGCGCCGCCAGTGGCCACGAGAACTACTCGCCCTGCACACGGCAGGACCTCGAGCTTTCGGGTCTCGATTACTGGGCGCTGGGTCATGTCCACAATCGTCAGATACTCAATGAGCGTGGGCCTTATGTGGCGTATTCCGGCAACACTCAGGGCAGGCACATCAACGAAAGTGGCCCGAGGGGATGCTTTCTCGTGTCGGTTGATGATTCCGGCGGTGTTGAGGCGCGGTTCGTTCCAACCGACGTCGTCCGATGGCAAAGCGCAGATTTCTCGATCGAGGGCATAGCGGACATCGATGGCCTTATTGATGAGATTTCGCGATGCCTTTCGGACCTTCACAACGCGTCCGATGGCCGGCCGACAATCTGTCGGCTGACTATTACCGGCAGGGGGCCAATGCACTCCGAACTGTGCAATTCGTCTCGCCAGGATGAGTATCTGGAGGAGATTCGGCGCATCGGAGCGTCGCTTGCGCCCGCTGTCTTTATTGCGGACGTTAGGTTGAGCACCGGGCCGGACCTGGACATCGACGTTCGCATGAAGTCGCAGGACATCGTTGGGGATTGCCTGCGCCTCGTGCGTGAGCATCAGACTGATGGCGAGCGGCTGAGGGAGCTTGGAGGCTGCCTCGATGAGCTCTTCAATCATCGAGACGTCAGGAGGTATCTCGAGCGTTTTGACGACCAGGCTGTCATTGAGATGCTGCAATCTGCGCAGTCGTTGTTGCTGGATGAGCTGTTGGGAGCGCAGGAGTGA
- a CDS encoding glycosyltransferase family 2 protein, with protein MLNGKKIVVVMPAFNAEKTLLDTYNDVPKDVVDQIILVDDASSDATARIAKKLGLLVFVHDHNLGYGGNQKTCYTEAVEAGADVVVMMHPDYQYTPKLITALAAMIASGEFDVALGSRILGVGALAGGMPLYKYFSNRLLTFVQNVFLNHKLSEYHTGFRAFSRESLLRLPLLENSDDFVFDNEILAQAIFFGLRIGEVSCPTKYFAEASSISFKRSVKYGLGVLWTCIRFILHKWRLARFRLFSKDGQRIATKHGAHGPS; from the coding sequence ATGTTGAACGGCAAGAAGATAGTAGTCGTAATGCCGGCCTTCAATGCCGAAAAGACGCTTCTAGACACCTACAATGACGTTCCCAAAGATGTTGTCGATCAGATAATACTGGTCGATGATGCCAGCTCCGATGCGACCGCGAGAATCGCCAAGAAGCTCGGTCTTTTAGTGTTCGTCCACGATCACAACTTGGGATACGGAGGCAACCAGAAGACGTGTTACACCGAAGCTGTTGAGGCCGGAGCGGACGTTGTCGTCATGATGCATCCTGACTACCAGTACACGCCCAAGCTGATCACTGCACTGGCAGCGATGATAGCCAGCGGGGAGTTCGACGTTGCGCTTGGCTCGAGGATACTGGGAGTCGGCGCACTTGCCGGTGGCATGCCTCTGTATAAGTATTTCTCGAACAGGCTTCTCACCTTTGTCCAGAATGTTTTCTTGAACCATAAGCTCTCCGAATACCACACCGGCTTCAGGGCATTCTCGCGCGAGTCGCTTCTCAGGCTGCCTCTGCTTGAGAACTCTGACGATTTTGTGTTTGACAACGAGATACTTGCGCAGGCCATATTCTTCGGCCTCAGGATTGGCGAGGTCTCCTGCCCCACGAAGTATTTCGCCGAGGCATCGTCGATCAGCTTCAAGCGAAGCGTGAAATACGGCCTCGGCGTCCTCTGGACCTGCATCCGCTTCATCCTCCACAAATGGCGCCTCGCCCGCTTCCGCCTTTTCAGCAAAGACGGCCAGCGGATCGCCACAAAGCATGGCGCCCATGGTCCATCTTGA
- a CDS encoding N-6 DNA methylase produces MTKRAVARTQSPSPERKRLDSTQIAADFGPKGPIAKRAVQDLCDALAEGSDEEELFAAWNASQALPSGAKNLLADPDSTPFGRAFRHINAAPRQLLFAVQTYYALVVKAVAAYAVSHRLESAIQSNYEPLSPSIDQLLSIENGHAFRKVGIGNFPADDCFGWYSSAFPDRANLLFREMTKRLSSYELGPRPDGSADAHELFGELYASLIPRVLRHSLGEYYTPEWLVDFVLDSVGYDGDPSMKLIDPSCGSGAFLTRALGRTLSAAPTGPREASSRKRHLPSIVGVDVNPLATLAAKANYIITIRSMLPFDRCLDIPVHTFDLITEQDEERKSGGLSSRTATELNEGRFDLVVGNPPWVLWDNLSKEYREATKPLWSDYGLFSLAGNKGQMGGAKKDLSMLFVYRSVDRLLKNGGKLGFLITQSAFKTRGAGEGFRRFFFRGRPGTVFINVKAVHDLTALSPFPDAANRTALLICERSDSPTRYPVPYTVWSKRRGGQTTLPADRASPIDLAERSELVASPVDKERLGSSWLTVPYGLMEPIRKMIGPSPYKAWEGVNCAGLSGCFIVRIVESLPNGDLVIENIHDIGKIMVKKVRAVIEPDLVYAHLLGRDLRKWDARPSVHVILAQDPKTRRGIAEETMKAKYPQTLMYLSRFERQLRQRAAFKKYFTPKRHPFWSMFNVGTYTLERWRVGWRIMGSKMEAAVLPFEGEKPVLPHNTHAFVACRSEDEAHYLCAMLNSSLVNFLVRSYSVAGGKSFAPPHIMEYVKIPEYDASKSLHADLAQLSRTCHHAADQGQLELLSAAQPALDRLAGKCFGISASSCQRLHG; encoded by the coding sequence ATGACAAAACGAGCAGTTGCCCGAACACAATCGCCCAGCCCAGAGCGCAAGCGGCTTGATAGCACGCAGATAGCGGCCGACTTCGGGCCAAAAGGGCCGATCGCAAAGCGCGCAGTTCAAGACCTCTGCGACGCACTGGCCGAAGGCAGCGACGAAGAGGAGCTATTTGCGGCATGGAACGCCAGCCAGGCCCTCCCGTCCGGGGCCAAGAATCTGCTTGCTGATCCCGATTCCACACCGTTTGGCCGGGCTTTTCGCCACATCAATGCAGCGCCTCGGCAGCTGCTTTTCGCTGTCCAGACCTATTACGCCCTCGTGGTCAAGGCAGTCGCCGCCTACGCAGTCTCGCACCGTCTCGAAAGCGCGATTCAGTCCAACTACGAGCCACTTTCGCCCTCAATTGACCAGCTCCTGTCAATCGAGAACGGACACGCATTCCGAAAGGTCGGCATAGGCAACTTCCCCGCGGACGACTGTTTTGGATGGTACTCGAGCGCATTTCCGGACCGCGCGAACCTCCTATTCCGAGAGATGACCAAGCGGCTGTCGAGCTACGAGCTGGGACCGCGTCCGGACGGCAGCGCTGACGCCCACGAGCTCTTCGGGGAACTCTACGCCTCGCTCATCCCACGTGTGCTCCGACACTCACTCGGCGAGTACTACACGCCGGAGTGGCTAGTGGATTTCGTTCTGGACAGCGTTGGATACGACGGCGACCCGTCTATGAAGCTGATCGACCCGTCGTGCGGCTCCGGCGCCTTTCTGACGCGCGCCCTCGGCCGGACTCTGAGCGCAGCACCGACTGGACCCCGTGAAGCCTCGTCGAGAAAGCGTCATTTGCCCAGCATCGTCGGTGTTGATGTCAACCCACTGGCGACCCTCGCCGCAAAAGCCAACTACATCATCACGATTCGCTCAATGCTGCCGTTTGATCGCTGCCTCGATATCCCAGTTCATACGTTCGACTTAATCACAGAACAGGACGAAGAACGGAAGTCTGGAGGCCTATCGTCCAGAACCGCTACTGAACTGAACGAAGGTCGCTTTGACCTGGTCGTAGGCAATCCCCCCTGGGTGCTCTGGGACAACCTTTCAAAAGAGTATCGCGAGGCCACGAAACCGCTCTGGAGCGATTACGGTCTCTTCTCGCTTGCGGGCAACAAGGGCCAAATGGGCGGCGCCAAGAAGGACCTCTCCATGCTATTCGTCTATCGCTCCGTTGACCGCCTCCTGAAGAATGGCGGCAAGCTCGGCTTTCTGATCACCCAGAGCGCCTTCAAGACACGAGGCGCTGGCGAGGGCTTCCGACGTTTCTTCTTCCGCGGGCGCCCGGGGACAGTGTTCATAAACGTGAAGGCTGTGCACGACCTGACAGCCCTCTCGCCATTTCCCGACGCCGCGAACCGCACAGCGCTTTTAATATGCGAACGCTCAGACAGCCCGACCCGCTATCCCGTGCCCTACACCGTCTGGAGCAAAAGGCGGGGTGGCCAGACGACACTACCCGCCGACCGCGCCTCGCCCATCGACCTCGCCGAGCGGTCGGAGCTCGTAGCCTCACCGGTTGATAAGGAGAGGCTGGGGTCCTCTTGGCTGACTGTGCCTTATGGTCTTATGGAGCCGATCCGCAAGATGATCGGCCCGTCGCCCTACAAGGCCTGGGAGGGCGTGAACTGCGCGGGCCTTTCCGGCTGCTTCATCGTCAGGATTGTTGAGTCGCTTCCGAACGGCGATCTCGTCATCGAGAACATCCACGACATTGGGAAGATCATGGTCAAAAAGGTCAGGGCTGTTATCGAGCCGGACCTCGTCTATGCACATCTTCTGGGCCGCGACCTGAGGAAATGGGACGCCCGCCCGTCTGTGCACGTGATCCTTGCCCAGGACCCCAAGACGCGAAGAGGCATCGCCGAGGAGACCATGAAGGCCAAATACCCCCAAACGCTGATGTACCTCAGCCGGTTTGAGCGGCAGCTCAGGCAACGGGCTGCGTTCAAGAAATACTTCACCCCAAAGCGCCACCCTTTCTGGTCGATGTTCAACGTCGGGACCTACACGCTTGAAAGATGGCGGGTCGGCTGGCGGATAATGGGCTCCAAGATGGAGGCTGCTGTCCTGCCGTTCGAGGGCGAAAAACCCGTCCTGCCCCACAACACACATGCGTTCGTCGCCTGCAGGAGTGAGGACGAGGCGCACTACCTCTGCGCGATGCTCAACTCCTCGCTCGTCAACTTCCTGGTGCGCAGCTACTCAGTCGCCGGCGGCAAGAGCTTCGCCCCGCCGCACATCATGGAATACGTCAAAATCCCCGAATACGATGCGAGCAAGAGTCTCCACGCCGACCTCGCGCAGCTCTCAAGGACATGCCATCACGCCGCAGACCAGGGGCAGCTCGAGCTCTTGTCCGCAGCCCAGCCCGCGCTCGACCGCCTCGCCGGCAAATGCTTTGGTATTAGTGCTTCCAGTTGTCAAAGGCTGCACGGATGA
- a CDS encoding MATE family efflux transporter — MRPVGIVRPRDLTEGSVLHNVISMGVPSMIGFGTTMVCALFDIYFLGLIGSSAVAGMTLFGAFAGVLSTTNSLVGSGSVSVISRRFGEKDYEGTENAIKQTLLLKFGFAILAGGAGLWLLRSVLLWMNAEPLVAALGSEYGFWIFIGLPFNFVSWSMFTAFRGMGDARRAMHLMFLTTGLNIILAPLMMFDSSPLSLHIGGWEILRKGAGIGLGLGVSGSAIAKGISLLVCCIAGFLMLHSPKTSVKFRLLKGWMPDLDVMARILKVGAPPWLEGIARSVAGFATAYFVALFGTTVVAAYGFAGQILGFTTIFAVGMGLGSSAIVGHCLGACRKQMALKTVKTATVVAFLMCAPIGAGIFIFAPQLMGAFTADAAVARVAVIALKIMVFSALLQSVRLVLVSAFNGSGDTLPPTVIGLLAEALRLSLMAVAIYAFSATEAVIWWAFIIGSVFDTLLIASWYRKGRWLERSV; from the coding sequence ATGCGACCAGTAGGAATTGTTCGACCCAGGGACCTGACCGAGGGCAGCGTCCTTCACAACGTCATATCAATGGGCGTTCCCTCGATGATCGGCTTCGGCACGACTATGGTCTGTGCGCTGTTCGACATCTATTTCTTGGGGCTTATCGGCAGCTCAGCCGTGGCGGGGATGACGCTCTTTGGGGCGTTCGCAGGTGTTCTCTCCACGACCAACTCCCTCGTCGGCTCAGGTTCAGTATCCGTCATCTCGAGGCGCTTCGGGGAGAAGGACTACGAGGGAACGGAGAATGCGATCAAGCAGACGCTCTTGCTCAAGTTCGGGTTCGCCATTCTTGCGGGCGGAGCGGGTCTTTGGCTTCTTCGCTCGGTTCTTTTGTGGATGAACGCCGAGCCACTAGTGGCCGCGCTCGGTTCTGAATACGGCTTCTGGATATTCATCGGTCTGCCGTTCAACTTCGTCTCGTGGAGCATGTTCACGGCGTTCAGGGGGATGGGCGATGCACGGCGCGCGATGCATCTGATGTTTCTCACAACCGGGCTGAACATAATCCTTGCACCGCTCATGATGTTCGACAGTTCGCCCTTATCGCTGCACATCGGCGGATGGGAGATACTCCGCAAGGGCGCCGGGATTGGCCTCGGGCTTGGCGTCAGTGGTTCAGCCATCGCGAAGGGAATATCGCTTCTCGTATGCTGCATCGCCGGCTTTCTCATGCTGCACTCACCAAAAACGAGCGTGAAGTTTAGACTCTTAAAGGGCTGGATGCCTGACCTGGACGTCATGGCGAGGATTCTCAAGGTCGGCGCGCCTCCCTGGCTCGAGGGGATCGCGAGGTCCGTTGCCGGGTTCGCAACCGCGTACTTCGTCGCACTGTTCGGCACGACCGTCGTTGCAGCATACGGTTTCGCGGGCCAGATACTTGGTTTCACAACTATCTTCGCAGTCGGAATGGGACTTGGCTCGTCGGCGATCGTCGGCCATTGCCTGGGCGCATGTCGCAAGCAAATGGCACTTAAGACCGTGAAGACCGCAACTGTGGTGGCGTTCTTGATGTGTGCGCCCATAGGTGCGGGCATCTTCATCTTTGCGCCTCAGCTGATGGGCGCGTTCACGGCCGATGCAGCGGTCGCAAGGGTGGCTGTCATCGCCCTCAAGATCATGGTCTTCTCCGCCTTGCTCCAATCGGTCAGGCTCGTTCTCGTCAGCGCCTTCAATGGCTCCGGGGACACGCTGCCGCCGACCGTAATAGGGCTCTTGGCCGAGGCACTGCGGCTCAGCCTAATGGCGGTCGCCATCTACGCCTTCTCCGCGACCGAGGCGGTGATATGGTGGGCTTTCATAATTGGGAGCGTCTTCGATACACTGCTGATCGCCTCGTGGTACAGAAAAGGAAGGTGGCTTGAGCGTTCGGTCTAG
- a CDS encoding DUF4062 domain-containing protein, with protein MPIAHQPSVFVSSTCYDLAQVRHDLRLFIESLGMMPVLSEFNSFPVDPSLDAVGNCLAAVKDKADVFVLIIGGRYGSETDTGKSVTNLEYLQAKAKGIPRYVFIQKGILANLPVWQNNKSADFTSVVDSAKLFEFVEWLRDPEETWTFPFESAQDIIDTLRKQMAYLFKDALDIRSKVMGSGVSESLQDLSAKALMLAVQKPFAWEYLLFAQVFADEVARSSAIKRDLEYGITLGRGVRLGDLQGFRDWTQIKSGEMISLVKSADKMVNVALAEALGAPGDVGKIVYVARRLGQVYQRLIEWSLECKQAEVEEEFAGALTVLYGWSQKFLAQLENWSRTLPDEISSSISRYQKTKEPESLVLSLTLTPPDVKAFSEELRRLEVRFRTSY; from the coding sequence ATGCCGATAGCACACCAGCCATCAGTATTCGTCAGTTCGACCTGTTATGACCTCGCTCAGGTTCGCCATGACTTGCGCCTCTTTATCGAGTCGCTCGGCATGATGCCAGTTCTATCTGAGTTCAATTCGTTTCCGGTTGACCCAAGCCTTGATGCCGTGGGCAACTGCCTGGCAGCTGTCAAAGACAAAGCAGACGTGTTTGTCTTGATTATAGGGGGCCGATACGGATCGGAGACTGACACCGGTAAGTCCGTTACCAATCTCGAATATCTACAAGCGAAAGCAAAGGGCATCCCACGATATGTATTCATACAAAAGGGAATCCTTGCGAATCTTCCGGTCTGGCAGAACAACAAATCTGCTGACTTCACTTCCGTAGTCGACTCAGCAAAGCTCTTCGAGTTCGTGGAGTGGCTCCGTGATCCTGAGGAAACTTGGACTTTCCCTTTCGAATCTGCCCAAGACATTATTGATACTCTTCGGAAACAAATGGCATACCTATTCAAAGACGCGCTCGATATCCGCAGCAAGGTGATGGGTTCGGGCGTATCCGAATCGCTGCAAGATCTATCGGCAAAAGCATTGATGCTCGCCGTTCAAAAGCCATTTGCATGGGAATACTTGCTCTTCGCGCAGGTTTTTGCCGATGAGGTCGCCCGTTCGTCTGCCATCAAGAGGGATTTGGAGTACGGTATTACCCTTGGCCGAGGTGTTCGTCTGGGTGACCTCCAAGGATTCCGCGATTGGACTCAGATCAAGTCCGGGGAAATGATCTCCTTGGTCAAATCCGCAGACAAGATGGTCAACGTTGCTCTCGCAGAAGCTCTGGGTGCTCCAGGAGATGTCGGAAAGATTGTCTACGTGGCACGAAGGTTAGGGCAGGTCTACCAGCGACTGATTGAGTGGTCTTTGGAGTGCAAGCAGGCTGAGGTGGAAGAGGAGTTCGCTGGCGCTCTCACCGTCCTTTACGGGTGGTCACAGAAGTTCCTTGCTCAACTAGAAAACTGGTCACGGACTCTGCCGGATGAGATCAGCAGTTCAATATCCCGATATCAGAAGACGAAGGAACCCGAATCGTTGGTTCTCTCTCTGACACTGACACCTCCGGATGTGAAAGCTTTCTCGGAAGAGCTTCGTCGCCTGGAGGTACGTTTCCGGACATCCTATTGA
- a CDS encoding type II toxin-antitoxin system HicA family toxin — MGKHEKLYQHILMRRSDANIPFDGLCELLKRLGFEERVRGDHHIFTMEGVEEILNLQPRDGKGKPYQVKQVRHVILRYNLLLGE; from the coding sequence ATGGGCAAACACGAGAAGCTGTACCAGCACATACTGATGCGTCGGTCAGACGCGAACATCCCTTTTGACGGGCTGTGCGAGCTTCTCAAGCGACTTGGTTTTGAGGAACGGGTGAGGGGCGATCACCACATCTTCACGATGGAGGGGGTCGAAGAAATCCTCAATCTACAGCCCAGAGACGGAAAGGGAAAACCATACCAAGTCAAGCAGGTCAGGCATGTGATCTTAAGGTATAACCTCCTATTGGGAGAATGA
- a CDS encoding type II toxin-antitoxin system HicB family antitoxin, translated as MDARYEIIIFWSEADGAFVAEVPELAGCMADGRTRQEALSNAERIIKEWIETAEELGRPIPQPKGRLAYA; from the coding sequence ATGGATGCAAGATACGAGATCATCATTTTTTGGAGTGAGGCGGACGGCGCGTTTGTTGCTGAGGTTCCGGAGCTTGCAGGCTGCATGGCAGACGGCAGAACGCGCCAGGAAGCCCTCTCAAATGCCGAGCGGATCATCAAGGAGTGGATCGAGACTGCCGAAGAGCTCGGCAGGCCGATTCCCCAGCCGAAGGGTCGCCTCGCCTACGCATGA
- a CDS encoding DUF2283 domain-containing protein, translated as MKIRYFADTDTALIELSDAPIAETREISENLYIDLDGKGNLVSMTIEHAEEKANISEVSFLQMAKSTA; from the coding sequence ATGAAAATACGGTATTTTGCAGACACGGATACTGCGCTGATTGAACTTTCTGATGCACCCATTGCGGAAACAAGAGAGATATCGGAGAACCTCTATATCGATTTGGACGGGAAGGGCAACCTTGTTAGCATGACAATAGAGCATGCAGAAGAGAAGGCGAATATCTCTGAGGTTTCATTCCTACAAATGGCAAAAAGCACCGCCTGA
- a CDS encoding DUF2283 domain-containing protein, translated as MKLNYYRETDSLYIDLSSKPSVESKEISEGIVLDYDAEGNLVGIDIDNASHKIDLKEVILNKIPAEVEAVMA; from the coding sequence ATGAAGCTGAACTACTACCGGGAGACCGATTCTCTGTATATTGACCTTTCGTCCAAGCCGAGTGTGGAGAGCAAGGAGATTTCGGAGGGCATCGTCTTGGACTACGATGCCGAGGGCAATCTGGTCGGGATCGATATCGACAATGCAAGCCACAAGATTGACCTGAAGGAAGTGATCCTCAACAAGATTCCGGCTGAGGTCGAGGCTGTGATGGCGTGA
- a CDS encoding site-specific DNA-methyltransferase, translating to MTVKLRAPQNRTLVLSDADRRRCSQALRHVDSAVSLAEVLDSTICQDAFEVLPRLPCGVFDLIVADPPYNLTKSFNGRTFKQTDLDQYEAWLGSWLPEMRRLLKPTGSIYVCGDWRSSAAIHRVLLGSFNVRNRISWEREKGRGAKTNWKNNTEDIWFATVSDDYVFNVDDVKLKRRVIAPYTDPRGRPKDWEKTDQGNFRITHPSNIWTDMTVPFWSMPENTDHPTQKPEKLLAKVILASSNVGDVVFDPFLGSGTTSVVAKKLRRHYVGIEIDAEFCCLAERRLELAEREPSIQGYSDGIFWERNTLTDQNNGRDSRRAPNRVQRTFFDDIRIGR from the coding sequence ATGACTGTTAAACTGCGAGCGCCACAGAATAGAACACTTGTCCTGTCGGATGCAGACCGGCGACGCTGCTCGCAGGCACTGCGACATGTTGACTCCGCTGTCTCATTGGCGGAGGTCTTAGATTCGACCATCTGCCAAGACGCTTTTGAGGTGTTGCCTCGTCTGCCGTGCGGCGTCTTTGATCTCATCGTGGCCGACCCGCCCTACAACCTGACGAAGTCGTTCAACGGCAGGACGTTTAAGCAGACCGACCTCGACCAATACGAGGCGTGGCTTGGCTCGTGGTTGCCGGAGATGCGACGCCTTTTGAAACCCACTGGGTCTATTTACGTCTGCGGGGACTGGCGCTCATCGGCGGCCATTCATCGAGTTCTTCTCGGGAGTTTCAACGTCAGGAATCGGATTTCGTGGGAGCGCGAGAAAGGCCGGGGAGCCAAGACTAACTGGAAGAACAACACGGAGGATATCTGGTTCGCCACCGTTTCCGATGACTACGTTTTCAACGTTGACGATGTGAAGCTGAAGCGGCGTGTCATTGCTCCGTACACCGATCCCCGCGGGAGGCCCAAAGACTGGGAGAAGACCGATCAAGGCAACTTCCGCATCACGCATCCCTCGAATATCTGGACGGACATGACTGTTCCCTTCTGGTCGATGCCGGAGAACACAGACCACCCCACGCAGAAGCCTGAGAAGCTCCTCGCGAAGGTCATCCTCGCCAGTTCCAATGTCGGCGATGTCGTCTTCGACCCCTTCCTGGGCTCTGGAACGACGTCAGTGGTTGCCAAGAAACTCCGACGCCACTACGTTGGCATCGAGATTGATGCGGAGTTCTGCTGCTTGGCAGAAAGGCGGCTCGAACTCGCCGAACGGGAACCAAGCATTCAGGGATACTCAGACGGTATTTTTTGGGAACGAAACACCCTGACCGACCAGAACAACGGGCGTGACTCGAGGCGCGCCCCCAATCGGGTGCAGCGCACCTTTTTCGATGACATCAGAATCGGGAGGTGA
- a CDS encoding DUF362 domain-containing protein — translation MLFIARTSYGAVRSAIEAGLQACKFDPGSKRILIKPNIVNVHAPEVGATVHPAVLEALLGHFGGKRCVIAESCVLGVDTDETFSRTGLLKLAARHGAELVNLQKVKRVPRRWEFGELLLPELLDECAYINVAKMKTHILTGATLCLKNQKGILTNEDKMRFHRLGLDRAVPALYEVLRPDFAIIDAIWALEGEGPGKFGERKDLNLMLFGNDALELDNLALKIMGFQLGEVGHVPPVELGEIQGARLEDVRTRFKRSKGYYRQINLFYFPFGACSGCSNAISDAIKGLIKRPWRHPLKVLSFILKGILGKRVFIAGPDADYPHVCGQTVCIGKCSAKFAAQENLPHVPGCPPKPEDILHVL, via the coding sequence GTGCTGTTCATCGCTCGCACGAGCTACGGCGCGGTCCGGTCCGCGATTGAGGCGGGGCTTCAGGCGTGTAAGTTCGATCCGGGCTCCAAGCGAATACTGATCAAGCCTAACATCGTCAACGTCCACGCGCCCGAGGTCGGTGCGACCGTTCATCCGGCTGTCCTCGAGGCCTTGCTGGGGCATTTCGGAGGGAAGCGCTGCGTCATAGCCGAAAGCTGCGTGCTCGGCGTTGACACCGACGAGACTTTCAGCAGGACAGGTCTTCTCAAGCTCGCCGCACGACACGGAGCCGAGCTTGTCAACCTACAGAAAGTGAAGCGCGTCCCGAGGCGATGGGAGTTCGGTGAGCTTCTGCTGCCGGAACTCCTCGACGAGTGCGCCTACATCAACGTGGCCAAGATGAAGACGCACATCCTGACTGGCGCGACGCTCTGCCTCAAGAATCAGAAGGGCATTCTGACGAACGAGGACAAGATGCGGTTCCACAGACTAGGCCTTGACAGGGCTGTTCCCGCACTTTACGAAGTCCTTAGGCCAGACTTTGCCATTATCGACGCCATCTGGGCGCTCGAGGGCGAGGGACCCGGGAAGTTCGGTGAGCGGAAGGACCTCAACCTGATGCTTTTCGGCAACGACGCTCTCGAGCTGGACAACCTCGCACTGAAGATAATGGGGTTTCAACTGGGCGAGGTTGGCCATGTCCCACCTGTCGAGCTGGGCGAGATTCAGGGAGCGAGGCTCGAGGACGTGCGGACGAGGTTCAAGCGCTCCAAGGGCTACTACAGGCAAATCAACCTGTTCTACTTCCCGTTCGGGGCCTGCTCTGGCTGCAGCAACGCCATCTCGGATGCGATTAAGGGCCTGATCAAACGGCCCTGGAGGCACCCGCTAAAGGTCCTAAGTTTCATACTCAAAGGAATCCTCGGCAAACGCGTGTTCATCGCAGGTCCCGACGCGGACTATCCTCACGTGTGCGGCCAGACAGTCTGCATCGGCAAGTGCTCAGCCAAGTTCGCAGCCCAAGAGAACCTGCCTCACGTCCCAGGCTGCCCGCCAAAGCCTGAAGACATCCTCCACGTCTTGTAG